In Syngnathus acus chromosome 21, fSynAcu1.2, whole genome shotgun sequence, one genomic interval encodes:
- the LOC119115314 gene encoding aryl hydrocarbon receptor-like has product MYAGRKRRKPVQRAVKQPSNEGAKSNPSKRHRDRLNGELERLASLLPFPEEVTASLDKLSILRLSVSYLRAKNFFSVALTNRDRVTPVSVNNVEGKTAGAVEAKIPEGELLLQALNGFVLVITASGTIFFSSHTIQDYLGFHQTDVMHQSVYELVHTEDQQELRRNLHWALNPPPPAAPSTISQDSPQELEPESNSSLVTYNPEQLPPENSSFLERSFVCRFRCLLDNSSGFLALNFQGRLKFLHGQKQRQENGGKAPPQLALFAIATPLQPPSILEIRTKNMIFRTKHKLDFTPLACDAKGKIVLGYTEAELRVRGSGYQFIHAADMLYCAENHVRMMKTGESGLTVFRLLTKENRWKWVQANARLVYKNGKPDYIIATQRPLLDEEGGEHLRKRSMHLPFTYATGEALLYQSNHPIAGFRDGLSEKNGSKSKKSRTDRLLRDGLDPGSLLGALMSQDESVYVCQPALEPKISFHSSLFGDQIGFSDSKSGLNRSWDTQSNGDVGQSITEPGTSFDPLLATLDSLSLEGQGVVDSEDGGCSNGELFGALEGLGLSAEDLELLLLDERMIRVEIDPERVPTLDDLLTNDEILSYIYDSIDGKTDCADQGGPVATCNPSASATTGSVSESTLTSDANVKMQFPHHKPLVAGKAPILQLSQQMQKHLSMCSSKGAQNWGHQNDLIGHAEAAPNGQWSAQDILVNAGIQLEHMNSQQTVFNGKTSELDEELLQQHQTYLQQPQQQNQLSQQCHANPKAAILNGLCGVSSTEQSAIKSQWQDFGFGESLGPCHNNCQKTLADTSIDSCMDYSIPDIDQSDYSVNGGGLFGSSALQHRAESTISSFQGITQKRKQEPIPVPLAQVISSLSQCPPPNASLEQILAVGKPCRQLDHYSMVASDMPHEPNHGKMENGSILTAAYPTMPNGNGAAPSAGQIPCTEALPGLPDPPADGFYL; this is encoded by the exons TGGCCCTGACCAACAGGGACAGAGTCACTCCAGTCAGCGTCAACAATGTCGAGGGAAAAACAGCAGGAGCTGTGGAAGCCAAAATACCCGAAGGAGAACTTTTGCTGCAG GCTCTCAATGGGTTTGTCCTGGTCATCACTGCCAGTGGTACCATCTTCTTCTCCTCTCACACCATCCAGGATTACTTGGGCTTCCACCAG ACCGACGTCATGCACCAGAGTGTGTATGAGCTGGTCCATACGGAAGACCAGCAGGAGCTCAGGAGAAACTTACACTGGGCGTTGAATCCGCCTCCTCCTGCAGCACCATCAACCATCAGCCAGGACTCACCTCaag AGCTGGAGCCAGAAAGCAACTCATCCTTGGTCACGTATAACCCCGAGCAGCTTCCTCCAGAGAACTCGTCATTCCTGGAGAGGAGCTTTGTGTGTCGTTTTCGCTGCCTCCTGGACAATTCCTCCGGCTTCTTG GCTCTGAACTTCCAGGGCAGGCTCAAATTTCTACACGGCCAGAAGCAGAGGCAGGAAAACGGAGGAAAGGCGCCTCCGCAACTTGCACTTTTTGCCATCGCAACTCCTCTGCAACCTCCGTCTATCTTGGAGATAAGGACCAAGAACATGATTTTCAGAACCAAGCATAAGCTGGACTTTACACCGTTGGCTTGTGATGCAAA GGGGAAGATAGTCCTGGGTTACACAGAGGCTGAGCTGCGGGTACGAGGATCCGGTTATCAGTTCATCCATGCTGCAGATATGTTGTACTGTGCAGAAAATCATGTCAGAa TGATGAAGACTGGCGAGAGCGGACTGACGGTCTTCAGGCTGCTCACCAAGGAAAATCGCTGGAAATGGGTGCAGGCCAACGCTCGTCTGGTTTACAAAAATGGCAAACCTGACTACATTATCGCCACCCAGAGGCCCCTTTT AGATGAAGAGGGAGGAGAACACTTGCGGAAACGCTCCATGCATTTACCCTTTACATACGCAACAGGCGAGGCCTTGCTTTACCAGTCCAACCATCCCATCGCAGGCTTCAGAGACGGCCTTTCTGAGAAGAACGGCAGTAAGTCAAAGAAGAGCCGGACTGACAGGCTGTTGAGGGATGGTCTGGACCCTGGCTCACTTCTCGGGGCCCTCATGAGCCAGGATGAATCGGTGTATGTTTGCCAGCCAGCCCTGGAGCCCAAAATTTCCTTTCACAGCAGCTTATTTGGAGACCAAATTGGCTTCTCTGACTCCAAGTCCGGTTTGAACAGAAGCTGGGACACGCAGAGCAATGGGGATGTGGGTCAAAGTATCACAGAACCGGGAACCAGCTTTGACCCACTACTTGCGACTCTGGACTCCCTCTCGCTGGAGGGACAAGGCGTCGTGGATTCGGAGGACGGCGGCTGTTCAAACGGGGAGTTGTTTGGCGCTCTGGAGGGTTTGGGGCTGAGCGCCGAGGATCTCGAGCTTCTCCTGTTGGACGAGCGGATGATTCGAGTAGAGATAGACCCAGAGCGCGTGCCCACCTTGGATGACCTACTAACGAATGATGAAATTCTGTCGTACATCTATGACTCCATTGATGGAAAGACCGATTGCGCAGACCAGGGAGGGCCGGTGGCAACCTGCAATCCCTCAGCAAGCGCAACAACCGGGTCCGTTTCGGAAAGCACTCTCACCTCTGacgcaaatgtgaaaatgcagTTTCCTCACCATAAGCCTCTCGTGGCCGGGAAGGCTCCCATCCTCCAGTTGTCCCAGCAGATGCAAAAGCACCTCAGCATGTGCTCAAGCAAAGGGGCACAAAACTGGGGCCATCAGAATGACCTGATAGGGCATGCTGAAGCTGCCCCGAACGGACAATGGTCAGCTCAAGACATTCTCGTGAATGCAGGCATCCAATTGGAACACATGAACTCCCAACAAACTGTTTTCAATGGCAAGACATCAGAACTAGATGAGGAGCTTCTTCAACAACATCAAACCTACCTTCAGCAGCCGCAACAGCAGAACCAACTCTCACAGCAGTGCCATGCCAATCCCAAGGCCGCCATCCTAAATGGACTCTGTGGCGTCTCCAGCACAGAGCAATCGGCAATAAAATCACAGTGGCAGGACTTTGGCTTCGGAGAGAGTCTGGGCCCGTGCCACAATAACTGCCAAAAAACTCTTGCGGACACCTCGATAGATTCCTGCATGGATTACAGCATCCCCGACATTGACCAATCGGATTACTCCGTTAACGGCGGCGGGTTGTTCGGGAGCAGTGCGCTTCAACACAGGGCCGAGTCCACAATTTCATCATTCCAGGGGATTACCCAGAAGCGGAAGCAGGAGCCAATCCCAGTTCCTTTAGCTCAGGTCATCTCCAGCCTGTCACAGTGTCCACCTCCGAATGCCTCGTTGGAACAAATCCTGGCGGTCGGCAAACCTTGTCGGCAGTTGGACCATTACAGCATGGTGGCCTCGGACATGCCTCATGAGCCCAATCACGGCAAG ATGGAGAATGGCAGCATCCTGACCGCAGCATACCCAACAATGCCCAATGGGAATGGCGcagcgccctctgctggccaGATACCCTGCACGGAGGCTCTGCCAGGCCTCCCAGATCCACCAGCCGATGGCTTCTACCTCTGA